Proteins co-encoded in one Chlorogloeopsis sp. ULAP01 genomic window:
- a CDS encoding YifB family Mg chelatase-like AAA ATPase — translation MLARVWSASIVGIDAIKVGVEVDISGGLPGIVVLGLPDSAVQESKERVKATLKNAGFAFPMRKIVINLTPADLRKEGPCFDLPISVGILAASEQVNAELLENYLFLGEVSLDGSLRAVAGVLAIAAAAQKMGITSMVVPADNAQEAALVQGLAVYAFKNLSDVADFLNNPGRYKPVQLDSTEERLHTAYLQSVDLQDVKGQAHARRALEIAAAGGHNLVFVGPPGSGKTMLARRLPGILPVLSFSEALEVTRIHSVAGLLKNRGSLVCDRPFRSPHHSASGPSLVGGGSFPRPGEISLAHLGVLFLDELTEFKRDVLEFLRQPLEDGFVTISRTRQSVMFPAQFTLVASTNPCPCGYYGDTIQQCTCSPRQREQYWAKLSGPLMDRIDLQVAVNRLKPEEIIQKPTGESSTVVRERVQKARDRACERFQSQPNLRCNAQMQSRHLQKWCKLDDAGKNLLEGAIKKLGLSARASDRILKVARTIADLAGDDNLQVHHLAEAIQYRTIDRMQ, via the coding sequence ATGCTTGCCAGAGTCTGGAGTGCATCGATTGTGGGTATCGACGCCATTAAAGTGGGTGTGGAAGTCGATATTTCGGGCGGTTTGCCGGGAATAGTTGTTTTGGGCTTGCCTGACAGCGCTGTGCAAGAATCCAAGGAGAGGGTGAAGGCAACTTTAAAAAATGCAGGTTTTGCCTTTCCGATGCGAAAAATTGTGATTAATTTAACACCTGCTGATTTACGCAAGGAAGGGCCGTGTTTTGATTTGCCTATAAGTGTAGGAATATTGGCAGCTTCTGAGCAAGTTAATGCTGAGTTGTTGGAAAATTATCTTTTTTTAGGCGAAGTTTCTCTGGATGGGAGTTTGCGCGCAGTAGCTGGGGTATTGGCTATTGCTGCGGCTGCTCAAAAAATGGGAATTACAAGTATGGTTGTTCCTGCTGATAATGCTCAAGAAGCTGCTCTGGTGCAAGGATTGGCTGTTTATGCTTTTAAAAATCTGTCAGATGTAGCTGATTTTTTGAATAATCCAGGGCGTTACAAGCCTGTGCAATTAGATAGTACTGAAGAGAGATTGCATACAGCGTATCTACAAAGTGTAGATTTGCAGGATGTGAAAGGACAAGCTCATGCTCGTCGTGCTTTAGAAATTGCTGCTGCTGGAGGGCATAATTTAGTTTTTGTCGGCCCGCCAGGGAGTGGTAAAACTATGCTGGCAAGGCGTTTACCCGGAATTTTGCCAGTATTGTCTTTTTCAGAAGCCTTGGAAGTAACTCGCATTCATTCGGTAGCTGGTTTACTGAAAAATAGAGGCTCCTTGGTATGCGATCGCCCTTTTCGCAGCCCGCATCACTCAGCATCAGGCCCTTCTCTTGTTGGTGGTGGTAGCTTTCCCCGTCCTGGAGAAATTTCTCTAGCACATTTGGGTGTACTTTTCTTAGATGAGTTAACAGAATTTAAACGTGATGTTTTAGAATTTTTGCGCCAACCTTTAGAAGATGGCTTTGTGACGATTTCCCGTACTAGACAATCGGTAATGTTTCCTGCCCAGTTTACTTTGGTGGCTTCTACCAATCCTTGTCCTTGCGGTTATTATGGCGATACGATCCAACAGTGTACCTGTTCGCCACGCCAGAGAGAGCAATATTGGGCGAAGCTTTCCGGCCCTTTAATGGATAGGATTGATTTGCAAGTTGCAGTAAATCGCCTAAAACCAGAGGAAATTATCCAAAAGCCCACAGGAGAATCATCAACAGTAGTTAGAGAAAGGGTACAAAAGGCACGCGATCGCGCTTGTGAACGCTTTCAATCCCAACCAAATCTGCGTTGTAATGCCCAAATGCAGAGCCGTCATCTACAAAAATGGTGCAAGTTAGATGATGCTGGTAAGAATTTATTAGAAGGGGCAATTAAAAAATTAGGGCTGTCGGCAAGGGCAAGCGATCGCATTCTCAAAGTGGCGCGGACAATTGCAGACTTGGCAGGAGATGACAACCTACAAGTCCATCATCTCGCTGAAGCAATTCAGTATCGCACTATAGACAGAATGCAGTGA
- a CDS encoding type II toxin-antitoxin system VapC family toxin: MGLTLPASGTIYVDTSVIIYTIESNPDYYSLLRPLWIKFQLGEIEIASSELILLETLVVPLKKGNTALVVNYEQLLLSSEMRLIPISQSILRQAANLRATTNLKTPDAIHAATALSVNCNQFLTNDKGFRNVPGLPVVILSEVLTS; this comes from the coding sequence ATGGGACTAACACTTCCTGCATCAGGGACTATCTATGTTGATACTTCAGTAATTATTTATACGATTGAAAGTAACCCTGATTATTACTCACTGTTAAGACCTCTATGGATAAAATTTCAATTAGGGGAAATTGAAATTGCCAGTAGCGAACTCATTTTATTGGAAACACTAGTTGTTCCTTTAAAAAAGGGTAATACAGCTTTAGTAGTTAACTATGAACAGCTTTTGCTTTCCTCGGAAATGCGACTAATTCCAATTAGTCAATCTATACTTCGACAAGCTGCAAATCTTCGGGCTACTACTAACCTCAAAACACCAGATGCTATCCATGCAGCCACAGCCTTATCTGTTAATTGTAACCAATTTCTTACTAATGATAAAGGCTTTCGTAATGTTCCGGGTTTACCTGTTGTCATCCTCAGTGAAGTCTTAACATCTTGA
- a CDS encoding SDR family NAD(P)-dependent oxidoreductase: MQLTGKVALITGAGSGIAKATAKLFAKEGAKIGALGRSQDELEEAVTEINNNHGEAIPIVADISHPEEMQKAIQTIIDKWGHLDIVFANAGINGVWAPIEELTPEDWDQTINVNLKGTFLTVKYAVPYLKKQGGSVIITSSINGTRTFSNTGATAYSCTKAAQVAFTKMVALELAKHRIRVNVICPGAIETNIDENTDRQDLEKVQEPVEFPEGEIPLTDGKPGTSQQVAQLVLFLASDASSHITGTEVWIDGGESLLKA; encoded by the coding sequence ATGCAACTTACAGGTAAAGTAGCGCTCATCACAGGAGCAGGTTCCGGTATCGCTAAGGCAACAGCAAAGCTATTTGCAAAAGAAGGTGCCAAAATAGGAGCGCTGGGACGTTCTCAAGACGAATTAGAAGAAGCTGTCACTGAAATTAATAATAATCATGGCGAAGCAATACCTATTGTTGCCGATATTTCGCACCCAGAGGAAATGCAAAAAGCGATTCAGACAATTATTGACAAGTGGGGACATTTAGATATTGTCTTTGCCAACGCTGGTATTAATGGGGTTTGGGCTCCCATAGAAGAATTGACACCTGAAGATTGGGATCAAACTATCAATGTCAATCTTAAAGGGACTTTTTTGACAGTTAAATATGCCGTGCCTTACTTGAAAAAACAAGGTGGTTCAGTAATTATCACATCATCGATTAACGGTACGCGCACCTTTAGTAACACTGGAGCAACAGCTTATTCTTGTACCAAAGCTGCTCAAGTTGCTTTCACCAAAATGGTAGCTTTAGAACTGGCAAAACACCGCATTCGTGTAAATGTGATTTGTCCTGGTGCGATTGAAACAAATATTGACGAAAATACTGATAGGCAGGATCTAGAAAAAGTGCAAGAACCAGTTGAGTTTCCTGAAGGCGAAATTCCGTTAACTGATGGTAAACCTGGAACATCACAGCAGGTAGCCCAATTAGTATTGTTTTTGGCGTCGGATGCTTCCAGTCATATCACTGGTACTGAAGTTTGGATTGATGGGGGAGAATCGTTGTTGAAAGCTTGA
- a CDS encoding TaqI-like C-terminal specificity domain-containing protein, which translates to MPAIELQQSILKSLQNLKSLDALKNLLWSQLNYERVNQVLSRRKLAEAVNNELAETPLLLASGGTNNAFHIIYARLKSENLSRQGERKIVDNFLEHHPYSLFIFSNQSQAQWHFLNIKYENLPQKRKLFRRITVGVGEQLRTATERISLLDLELLRSDASPLDIQTRHDEAFDVEAVTQEFFRQYRQIFEKVEGLIQGIEVNERKRLFTQKLFNRLMFIAFIQKKGWLKYQEKANYLSALWEAYLDEDNTLNKNFYRDRLSHLFFTGLNNPQQYDIAGINNGGFFKRIIGTVPYLNGGLFEQDEDDKNSNIIVPDGCIDSILHNLFQRFAFTVTESTPLDVEVAVDPEMLGKVFEELVTGRHESGSYYTPKPIVSFMCREALKGYLQTQVSGESAEAIAQFVDEHNPGIIGNPEAILEALRKVKTCDLACGSGAYLLGMLHELLDLRQCLFATKGLDSKTVYQRKLEIIENNLYGVDIDIFAVNIARLRLWLSLAVEYEGDDPPPLPNLKYKIEQGDSLIAPSPTAIGVMRDELIRQYRQTKADYMRAHEGGRKQKLEEEINEFKTQIALITHGSTKVQGFDWAVEFAEVFADGGFDIQVANPPYVRQELIKHLKPTLQKVYPAVYTGTSDLYCFFYARALQLLKAGGMLAFISSNKWFRAKYGEKLRKHIGDTCYVSNVTDFGELPVFKSAAVLVMIFLAQKESKISNIPPSIFTQVTSLEAPYPNVKEIINKNGNILQNEAFRGYNWKVIDVKSANLLYKMELASVPLSEYINSKIYWGVKTGFNKAFIIDTKKRAELIAQDPKSTEIIKPLAIGDDVRKWKINNQNKWLIFTRRGIDIDAYPAIKAHLSQWQKELTPKINSQQSIGRKPGRYEWYEIQDDIAYYQEFEKPKIIYPEICKESRFAIDYDGLFINNKVFIIPIEDLYLLGVLNSSYVWEYLKSICSKLLGKSLELRSIYMNKIPIPNASSTEREAISKLVQKCLDAKGINCETWEKEIDDRVAALYGL; encoded by the coding sequence ATGCCTGCAATAGAATTACAACAATCTATCTTGAAATCACTCCAAAATTTGAAAAGTTTGGATGCTCTTAAAAATTTACTTTGGAGTCAATTAAATTACGAACGAGTTAATCAAGTGCTTTCTCGTCGAAAATTAGCTGAAGCAGTTAATAATGAACTTGCGGAAACTCCTTTACTATTAGCTTCTGGTGGAACTAATAATGCATTTCACATCATTTATGCGCGTTTAAAATCAGAAAACTTATCAAGACAAGGGGAAAGAAAAATAGTTGATAATTTCTTAGAACACCATCCTTACTCTCTTTTTATATTTTCTAATCAATCACAAGCACAGTGGCATTTTCTCAATATTAAATATGAGAATTTACCTCAAAAACGAAAACTTTTTCGGCGGATTACTGTTGGAGTAGGGGAACAATTACGCACAGCAACAGAAAGAATAAGTCTATTGGATCTGGAACTTCTTCGTTCAGATGCATCACCTTTAGATATTCAAACACGCCATGATGAAGCGTTTGATGTTGAAGCTGTCACCCAAGAATTTTTTAGACAATACCGTCAAATCTTTGAGAAAGTTGAAGGATTAATTCAAGGGATTGAAGTTAATGAACGTAAACGGCTATTTACACAAAAGCTATTTAACCGTTTGATGTTCATTGCTTTTATTCAAAAAAAAGGTTGGCTGAAGTACCAAGAGAAAGCTAATTATTTATCAGCTTTATGGGAAGCTTACCTTGATGAAGATAATACATTAAATAAAAACTTTTATCGAGATAGATTATCACATCTTTTTTTTACTGGATTAAATAATCCACAACAATATGATATAGCTGGTATCAATAATGGTGGCTTTTTCAAAAGAATAATTGGCACTGTACCCTATCTAAATGGTGGACTCTTTGAACAAGATGAAGATGATAAAAATTCTAACATTATTGTTCCAGATGGTTGTATAGATAGTATTCTTCATAACTTATTTCAACGCTTTGCTTTCACTGTTACCGAGAGTACACCACTAGATGTAGAGGTAGCGGTTGATCCGGAAATGCTAGGAAAAGTATTTGAAGAACTGGTAACAGGTAGGCATGAATCTGGAAGTTACTATACTCCTAAACCGATTGTTTCTTTCATGTGTCGGGAAGCTTTGAAGGGGTATTTACAAACTCAGGTATCAGGAGAGTCAGCCGAGGCGATCGCTCAATTTGTCGATGAACACAATCCAGGTATTATCGGGAATCCAGAGGCAATTTTAGAAGCATTGCGTAAAGTCAAAACCTGCGATTTAGCCTGTGGAAGTGGAGCTTATTTGCTAGGGATGCTTCATGAGTTACTAGACTTGCGTCAATGCTTATTTGCTACAAAAGGGCTTGATTCTAAAACTGTATATCAACGTAAATTAGAAATTATTGAAAATAATCTTTATGGTGTAGATATTGATATTTTTGCAGTCAATATTGCGCGATTAAGGTTATGGTTATCACTAGCTGTGGAATATGAAGGAGATGATCCACCGCCATTACCAAATTTGAAATATAAGATTGAACAAGGAGATAGTCTGATTGCACCCAGCCCTACAGCAATAGGTGTAATGAGAGATGAACTGATACGGCAGTATCGGCAAACTAAAGCTGATTATATGAGGGCGCACGAAGGAGGTAGAAAGCAAAAGTTAGAAGAAGAAATAAATGAGTTCAAAACTCAAATTGCTTTGATAACGCATGGAAGTACAAAAGTACAGGGTTTTGATTGGGCTGTAGAGTTTGCAGAAGTCTTTGCTGATGGTGGGTTTGATATTCAAGTAGCTAATCCGCCTTATGTAAGACAGGAATTGATTAAGCACTTGAAGCCAACGCTACAAAAGGTTTATCCGGCTGTTTATACTGGTACATCTGATTTATATTGTTTCTTTTATGCTCGTGCTTTACAGCTTTTAAAAGCAGGCGGGATGTTAGCGTTTATTTCTTCTAATAAGTGGTTTCGCGCTAAGTATGGGGAAAAGTTGCGTAAGCATATTGGTGATACTTGTTATGTAAGTAACGTTACTGATTTTGGTGAACTACCAGTTTTTAAAAGTGCAGCTGTATTAGTTATGATTTTTCTTGCTCAAAAAGAAAGTAAAATATCTAATATTCCACCAAGCATATTTACACAAGTTACTTCTTTGGAAGCTCCCTATCCTAACGTAAAAGAAATTATTAATAAGAATGGAAATATTTTACAAAATGAAGCTTTTAGAGGTTACAACTGGAAAGTTATTGATGTAAAATCTGCCAATCTGCTTTATAAAATGGAATTAGCATCTGTGCCATTAAGTGAGTATATTAATAGTAAAATTTATTGGGGAGTTAAAACTGGCTTTAACAAGGCATTCATCATTGATACAAAAAAACGAGCAGAACTTATAGCCCAAGATCCTAAAAGTACAGAAATTATTAAACCTTTAGCTATAGGTGATGATGTTCGTAAATGGAAAATTAATAATCAAAATAAATGGTTAATTTTTACACGCAGAGGAATTGATATTGATGCTTATCCTGCTATCAAAGCTCATTTAAGTCAGTGGCAAAAAGAATTAACGCCTAAAATCAATAGCCAACAATCTATAGGACGTAAACCGGGTAGATATGAATGGTATGAGATTCAAGATGATATTGCTTACTATCAAGAATTTGAAAAGCCTAAAATTATCTATCCTGAGATATGCAAAGAATCACGGTTCGCAATAGATTATGATGGTTTATTTATAAATAACAAAGTATTTATAATTCCTATAGAAGACCTCTATCTTCTTGGAGTACTTAACTCATCTTATGTGTGGGAATACCTTAAAAGTATTTGCTCTAAACTGTTAGGCAAAAGTTTAGAGTTAAGGAGCATTTACATGAATAAAATTCCCATCCCCAACGCTTCATCTACAGAACGCGAGGCAATATCCAAACTAGTCCAAAAATGCTTAGACGCTAAAGGCATTAACTGCGAAACATGGGAGAAAGAAATAGATGATCGCGTCGCCGCCCTTTATGGATTGTGA
- a CDS encoding Uma2 family endonuclease has product MSVPLTYLTVEEYLKAEESSEIRHEYLGGQIFAMSGGSKEHNIITLNIASRLRSHLRGGSCSVFMSDMKVRIELANQNKSIFYYPDVMVTCDSQDQDRFFLNYPCLIVEVLSPSTEVTDRREKLVNYRNLDSLQEYVLVFQDEIKVEVYRKENQEKWSMQTLGKSDNLELNSVGLTLKMPDIYEDVLTV; this is encoded by the coding sequence ATGTCTGTACCATTAACCTACTTAACTGTTGAAGAGTACCTCAAAGCCGAAGAATCTAGCGAGATTCGCCATGAATATCTTGGCGGTCAAATTTTTGCTATGTCTGGCGGTAGCAAGGAACACAATATCATTACCCTTAATATCGCTAGCAGGCTACGTTCTCATTTGCGGGGTGGTTCCTGTAGTGTCTTTATGTCTGACATGAAAGTCAGGATAGAATTAGCCAATCAAAATAAAAGTATATTTTACTATCCTGATGTTATGGTTACCTGCGATTCTCAAGACCAAGATCGCTTTTTCTTAAATTATCCCTGCTTAATTGTGGAAGTATTATCACCCAGTACAGAAGTAACAGACAGACGAGAAAAACTTGTTAATTACCGAAATTTGGATAGCTTACAGGAATATGTATTAGTTTTTCAAGATGAAATAAAAGTAGAAGTTTATCGTAAAGAGAATCAAGAAAAATGGTCAATGCAAACTTTAGGCAAGAGCGATAATCTAGAATTAAATTCCGTAGGGTTAACCCTAAAAATGCCGGATATTTACGAAGATGTCCTAACAGTATAA
- the rppA gene encoding two-component system response regulator RppA, with product MLILLVEDDIAQLEPLRSALSKAGHTVDAVEDGETAQWLLSQKDYDLLILDWMLPKVSGVQLCQEYRGLGKTAPVLMLTAKDTTLDKVTGLDAGADDYLVKPVDIVELLARVRALARRSPLWQGDTLSLGDLHLNLNNLTIERNQVLVQLSGREFQLMEYLMRHPHQVLSHNQIEQALWEWGTEPESNAVTTLVRRLRQRLQAVGAKDWLENVYGMGYRLGIPEKSEE from the coding sequence ATGTTGATTTTACTGGTAGAAGACGATATAGCCCAATTAGAACCACTGCGATCGGCACTGTCAAAAGCAGGACATACCGTTGATGCCGTAGAAGATGGAGAAACCGCGCAATGGCTTTTATCTCAGAAAGATTATGACTTATTAATCTTAGACTGGATGCTTCCTAAAGTGAGCGGGGTTCAACTGTGCCAGGAATATCGAGGCTTAGGCAAAACCGCTCCGGTGCTGATGCTTACTGCAAAAGATACTACCCTAGATAAGGTAACGGGTTTGGATGCAGGTGCAGATGATTATTTAGTCAAACCAGTAGATATTGTGGAATTATTGGCGCGGGTAAGAGCCTTAGCTAGGCGTTCCCCGCTTTGGCAGGGAGATACTCTTTCCTTAGGAGATTTACATTTAAACTTGAATAACCTGACAATTGAGCGAAATCAGGTACTTGTTCAACTATCTGGACGCGAATTTCAATTGATGGAATACTTAATGCGTCATCCGCATCAGGTTTTGTCTCACAATCAAATTGAACAAGCTCTTTGGGAATGGGGAACAGAACCAGAAAGTAACGCTGTCACAACACTAGTACGTAGACTACGACAGCGACTACAAGCAGTGGGAGCCAAAGATTGGCTAGAAAACGTCTACGGCATGGGCTATCGTCTGGGCATTCCAGAAAAAAGCGAAGAGTGA
- a CDS encoding histidine triad nucleotide-binding protein, which yields MSETTETIFSKIIRREIPANIIYEDELALAFKDINPQAPVHILVIPKKPIPKLADADADDAALLGHLLLTAKHVAEQAGLSDGYRVVINTGADGGQTVYHLHLHILGGRHMAWPPG from the coding sequence ATGAGTGAAACTACAGAGACAATTTTTAGCAAAATCATTCGTCGAGAAATTCCAGCCAATATTATCTATGAGGATGAATTAGCGCTGGCATTTAAAGACATTAATCCCCAAGCACCCGTTCATATCCTCGTTATTCCCAAGAAACCTATTCCCAAACTCGCTGATGCTGATGCTGATGATGCTGCCCTTTTAGGCCATCTTCTACTAACTGCAAAACACGTTGCCGAACAAGCTGGGCTATCAGATGGCTATCGCGTTGTGATTAACACGGGTGCTGATGGTGGTCAAACAGTTTACCATTTACATCTGCATATTTTAGGGGGAAGACATATGGCATGGCCTCCTGGTTAA
- a CDS encoding ATP-binding protein — protein MFAFARSRRNLGYLFALSMGSILIVFAAIAYYLGVEEQLQVFDEELYSTSKSIAANARYRLWAERSQINKDDIPILGNGLSPSSQVVYIRWYNAKKKLVGFSGANPSKRLTIAPGFHTIKINGNQINTSSNKVWLRELTLPVIQNNALIGYLQIAAPLTPLRESVDRIRLFLTLGVPVTLGAIGITGWFLGGLAMQPTRRAYEQLQRFTADASHELRAPVAAVLSNAQVALMPPHDESEQRFRLEKIEEIAKSMSTLISNLLFLARHEGPFDITTFKNINLVELMRSLVDEYQKQAIAKKLDFTFYLSEQPLYLKADADLLRQAVSNLLTNAFKYTPSGGTVKLRLLLRGYRAIIQVEDNGIGIPAEDLPHIFERFYRVDTVRSRQTGGFGLGLAIAQQIIQAHGGQITANSVLDKGSIFEIQLPRVDK, from the coding sequence ATGTTTGCTTTTGCTCGTAGCCGTCGTAACTTGGGTTATTTATTTGCATTGTCAATGGGGAGTATCCTTATTGTCTTTGCTGCCATAGCTTATTACTTGGGAGTAGAAGAGCAACTTCAGGTTTTTGATGAAGAACTTTACTCAACAAGCAAATCAATTGCAGCAAATGCACGGTATCGTCTTTGGGCAGAGCGATCGCAGATCAATAAAGATGATATTCCTATTCTTGGCAATGGATTATCACCAAGTAGCCAGGTAGTATATATTCGTTGGTACAATGCCAAGAAAAAATTAGTAGGATTTAGCGGTGCAAACCCTTCTAAACGATTAACAATCGCCCCTGGTTTTCACACCATTAAAATTAATGGTAACCAAATCAATACAAGTAGTAATAAAGTATGGCTGCGAGAATTAACGTTACCAGTAATACAAAACAATGCGTTAATTGGCTACCTACAAATTGCTGCTCCCTTAACACCATTACGTGAAAGTGTAGACAGAATTAGATTATTTTTGACACTAGGTGTACCAGTAACTTTAGGTGCGATCGGTATTACGGGTTGGTTTTTGGGGGGGCTGGCTATGCAGCCAACTCGTCGTGCCTATGAGCAACTACAGCGCTTTACTGCTGATGCTTCCCATGAATTACGCGCTCCTGTTGCTGCTGTTTTGAGCAATGCACAAGTTGCATTGATGCCACCACATGATGAATCAGAGCAACGTTTTCGCTTGGAAAAAATAGAAGAAATTGCTAAATCGATGAGTACTTTGATTAGCAATTTGCTGTTTTTAGCTCGTCATGAGGGGCCTTTTGATATTACAACTTTTAAAAATATTAATCTTGTTGAACTGATGCGATCGCTTGTTGATGAATACCAAAAACAAGCTATTGCCAAAAAACTCGATTTTACATTTTACCTTTCCGAACAACCCTTGTATTTGAAAGCAGACGCAGATTTGTTAAGACAAGCTGTTAGCAACTTGCTTACTAATGCCTTCAAATACACCCCTAGTGGTGGCACTGTCAAGTTACGACTTTTGCTGCGCGGTTATCGAGCTATTATCCAAGTAGAAGACAACGGCATTGGCATTCCAGCCGAGGATTTACCCCATATTTTTGAAAGGTTTTATCGTGTAGACACAGTGCGATCGCGTCAAACAGGAGGCTTTGGTTTGGGATTGGCGATCGCCCAGCAAATTATTCAAGCACACGGAGGGCAAATTACTGCAAATAGTGTGTTGGATAAAGGTTCAATCTTTGAAATCCAACTTCCGCGTGTGGATAAATAA